The following proteins come from a genomic window of Metarhizium brunneum chromosome 2, complete sequence:
- the GCR1 gene encoding G-protein coupled receptor 1: MAKLSEDQLNAISVIERACSVPSLLGCVFIIATFCMSSAFHKPINRLVFYASFGNMLANFGTLMSLSYLNNLDSFGCQFQAFLLQFFTPADAFWTLAMAINVYLSVYHEFDAQRLRKMELWYLIGCYGVPFVPAFAYLFARNKLGQRIYGNATLWCWVSTDYDALRVATLYAPVWIAILVTLSIYIRIGRTIYETRKQLYDFHSSDPDPLSLDGEALATVKRTEVTVTSEAVGEPGIALGPLPRRDSSSADNPQRASAAYSVHISANNSTVFDGKPVLPIPWTTIHHASTVQIASQRLSKPARRHIHELNNAAWSYTKCAILFFAVLLITWIPSSANRVYSAVHPGDVSVPLQFMSAFVLPLQGFWNAVIYAVTSWGACKNVLHGWKLGWRQAVSQSMGTNDATGRNYRRYETQFKSPARTHVTWESESVTELARVTTNSAEGRGNY, from the exons ATGGCGAAGCTCAGCGAGGACCAACTCAACGCTATTAGCGTTATCGAGCGGGCGTGCTCGGTGCCATCTCTCCTGGGATGtgtcttcatcatcgccacctTCTGCATGTCAAGCGCCTTCCACAAACCCATCAACCGACTCGTTTTCTACGCTTCCTTCGGCAACATGCTGGCCAACTTCGGCACGCTCATGTCGCTGTCTTACTTGAACAATCTCGACTCCTTTGGGTGCCAGTTTCAGGCTTTCTTGCTCCAATT CTTCACCCCTGCGGATGCCTTCTGgacgttggccatggccatcaacGTGTATCTCAGCGTTTACCACGAATTTGATGCGCAGCGCCTACGCAAGATGGAACTGTGGTATTTGATTGGCTGCTACGGGGTTCCCTTTGTTCCTGCCTTTGCCTACCTATTCGCCCGGAATAAGCTGGGACAGCGCATCTACGGAAACGCAACGCTGTGGTGCTGGGTGTCGACCGACTACGATGCCCTCCGTGTTGCCACGTTGTATGCTCCAGTGTG GATTGCCATCCTCGTCACCCTCTCTATTTACATACGCATTGGTCGCACGATTTACGAGACACGCAAACAGCTGTACGACTTTCACTCGTCGGATCCCGACCCCTTGTCTTTAGACGGCGAGGCTCTAGCCACGGTCAAGAGAACAGAAGTCACGGTGACTAGCGAGGCTGTCGGTGAGCCTGGAATCGCTCTTGGCCCCCTGCCTCGTCGCGATTCTTCTTCGGCAGACAACCCCCAAAGAGCCAGCGCCGCATACTCGGTCCATATATCTGCCAACAACTCCACGGTCTTTGACGGCAAGCCTGTACTTCCCATTCCGTGGACAACCATTCACCACGCGAGCACTGTGCAGATTGCGTCGCAGAGGCTTTCTAAGCCCGCTCGACGACATATCCATGAGCTCAATAATGCGGCGTGGTCCTACACTAAATGCGCTATTCTGTTCTTTGCCGTTCTCCTGATTACATGGATTCCATCAAGTGCCAACCGAGTCTACTCGGCTGTTCATCCGGGAGATGTCTCTGTTCCGCTCCAGTTTATGAGCGCCTTTGTCCTACCACTCCAGGGATTCTGGAACGCGGTCATATATGCAGTCACATCGTGGGGAGCGTGCAAGAATGTGCTTCACGGCTGGAAGCTCGGTTGGAGGCAAGCTGTTTCCCAAAGTATGGGAACAAACGATGCAACTGGCCGCAATTATCGGCGTTACGAGACCCAGTTCAAGTCGCCGGCAAGGACTCACGTAACGTGGGAGTCGGAGAGCGTGACTGAACTTGCCAGAGTCACAACGAATTCGGCTGAAGGACGGGGAAATTACTGA
- the HMGCL gene encoding Hydroxymethylglutaryl-CoA lyase, which produces MPSANSSHMVRIVEVGPRDGLQNVKEIIPTATKVELIRKLCATGLQNIEVTSMVSPRAVPQLADGKAVLEDTQVQQLLQIHPQTRAPVLIPNIKGLDIAMQYGVKEVAVFVSASEGFSQANIKCSVQQGLDNSRKVAERALSHGISVRGYVSCIFACPFDGPTPHQAVLHCVKELLDMGCYEISLGDTTGVGAPTQVRSLVSFLTEAGIPVGKLAGHFHDTYGQAMANVWAAYHCGVRVFDSSVAGLGGCPYAPGAKGNLATEDLVYSLHTAGIDTGVNLSQLVDVGAWISQQLSAPNSSRAGNALRAAQSTAKSRDMPSVESLQWTQKPADRGIQVFRSGTNLKLVLNRPQNGNALTVAMMEQLTKIFEAAKSDQTITRIAITAKGKYFCTGMDLGRGSSPVAKGGATTDAQFNRLTRLFEAIDHAPQVTLALVQGPAFGGGVGLAFACDIRLMTAAASIKLTEVRLGLAPATISKYVIRELGVSFAREAMLSARSVTAKELVQLGRIATVVGPDVNPQDALDAYLIGLKHCAPRSSSLTKELVRLAWEDGGGGSKQADGIRRVFDDMMLPDSEAAYGLERFQAGIKDIDWDRYTLGKALAKSRLDSTLTFRKVTEDNWRAVANLSPKDGQKGNLAPNVWSLCEAHYSEDAWVRAIYADETLVGMLMMAIWDPDEAYYIWRFMIDGRYQSLGYGRRGVEFAMAHIRQHNPGAKRLGVMSTPPEGKSSGNPLKTVKPEDSPYKFYEKLGFREIAPPDEDGEIMMSIDL; this is translated from the exons ATGCCATCAGCCAATTCCAGCCATATGGTTCGCATCGTCGAAGTCGGGCCCCGTGATGGCCTGCAAAACGTGAAGGAAATTATTCCGACAGCCACCAAGGTCGAGCTTATTAGAAAGCTATGCGCGACGGGGCTTCAAAATATCGAGGTCACCTCCATGGTCAGCCCCCGTGCTGTGCCCCAGCTCGCAGATGGCAAGGCCGTGCTCGAGGATACCCAAGTCCAACAACTTTTACAAATACATCCCCAAACCAGAGCGCCTGTTCTTATTCCAAATATCAAAGGCCTAGATATAGCGATGCAATACGGCGTCAAGGAAGTTGCAGTCTTTGTGAGCGCCTCAGAGGGCTTCAGTCAAGCCAACATCAAATGTAGCGTGCAGCAAGGTCTTGACAATAGTCGCAAGGTTGCTGAGAGGGCACTATCTCACGGGATTTCCGTGCGTGG CTATGTGTCCTGCATCTTTGCATGTCCCTTTGACGGGCCTACACCTCACCAGGCGGTGCTGCACTGCGTGAAAGAGTTACTAGACATGGGTTGCTATGAAATCAGCCTGGGCGATACCACTGGTGTTGGCGCCCCTACACAGGTGCGCAGCCTCGTTTCGTTTCTGACCGAGGCAGGTATCCCAGTGGGAAAACTGGCAGGACACTTCCACGATACATATGGTCAAGCCATGGCAAATGTCTGGGCGGCGTACCACTGCGGCGTACGCGTATTTGATAGCAGCGTCGCCGGACTTGGAGGTTGCCCATACGCGCCCGGTGCCAAGGGCAATCTGGCGACCGAAGACTTGGTATACTCGCTGCACACGGCCGGAATCGACACTGGGGTAAACCTATCGCAACTTGTCGACGTAGGGGCCTGGATTTCTCAGCAGCTTTCTGCTCCCAACTCTAGCCGGGCAGGCAATGCGCTTCGGGCGGCCCAAAGCACCGCCAAATCTCGCGACATGCCGTCTGTTGAAAGCCTGCAATGGACGCAGAAACCAGCAGACAGGGGCATCCAAGTATTCAGGAGTGGCACAAATCTCAAGCTCGTTTTAAACCGCCCCCAAAATGGCAACGCTCTCACAGTCGCCATGATGGAACAACTCACCAAGATTTTTGAGGCTGCAAAATCCGATCAAACCATTACACGAATCGCAATAACCGCCAAGGGCAAGTATTTCTGCACTGGTATGGATCTGGGCAGGGGCAGCTCGCCAGTTGCCAAAGGCGGTGCAACGACAGACGCACAATTCAACCGCTTGACACGTCTTTTTGAGGCCATTGACCACGCGCCGCAAGTTACTCTCGCCCTCGTGCAAGGTCCagcctttggcggcggcgtaggTCTCGCGTTTGCGTGCGATATTCGTCTGATGACCGCCGCGGCGAGCATCAAGCTTACCGAGGTGCGGCTCGGCCTTGCGCCGGCCACCATATCGAAATACGTGATCCGAGAACTTGGCGTTTCGTTTGCGCGCGAAGCTATGCTTTCCGCTCGCTCAGTTACCGCAAAGGAACTCGTACAATTAGGCAGAATTGCTACGGTTGTTGGGCCGGACGTAAATCCACAGGACGCTCTTGATGCTTACTTGATTGGCCTAAAGCATTGCGCACCGCGGTCCTCGTCATTGACCAAAGAGCTGGTAAGACTGGCTTGGGAGGATGGCGGAGGCGGTAGCAAACAGGCTGATGGCATCCGTCGAGTCTTTGACGACATGATGCTTCCGGACAGTGAGGCGGCTTATGGACTGGAGCGGTTTCAGGCTGGCATAAAGGATATCGATTGGGATAGATATACCTTGGGCAAAGCCCTGGCCAAGTCTAGACT GGACTCAACCCTCACTTTTCGCAAAGTCACCGAGGACAATTGGCGAGCGGTAGCAAACCTCAGCCCCAAAGACGGCCAGAAAGGCAACCTCGCGCCCAACGTGTGGTCTCTCTGCGAAGCCCACTATTCCGAAGACGCATGGGTGCGAGCCATCTACGCCGACGAGACGCTTGTCGGCATGCTAATGATGGCCATCTGGGATCCCGACGAGGCATACTACATCTGGCGCTTTATGATCGATGGCCGTTATCAGAGTCTCGGGTACGGTCGGCGGGGCGTGGAATTTGCCATGGCGCATATACGACAGCATAACCCTGGGGCAAAGAGGTTGGGGGTCATGTCCACGCCGCCAGAGGGCAAAAGTAGTGGCAACCCCCTCAAGACTGTCAAGCCTGAAGACTCGCCATACAAGTTTTATGAGAAGCTAGGGTTCAGGGAGATTGCGCCAccagatgaagatggagagaTTATGATGTCTATAGACTTGTAA